In a single window of the Nicotiana tomentosiformis chromosome 10, ASM39032v3, whole genome shotgun sequence genome:
- the LOC104113664 gene encoding palmitoyl-acyl carrier protein thioesterase, chloroplastic-like — MWCSLLSASTSHFTTPWGGALSHTLCEREMLRVTDFTPFRSTVFPRTMYKRYLLCAPSYLFFTSHLTIIKCSIPSENQESKNPINGNAVKLDMLKSKNGHVTTTCDETLYIPMSQVRQNIPSKKQLVDIYRQGLIVEGAYRQTVVIRSYEVGPDKTATIESILNLLQETALNHVWMSGLLSDGFGATHGMMKHNLIWVVSRMQLQVDHYPIWGEVIEIDTWVGASGKNGMRRDWQIRSQATGLVFARATSTWVMMNQQTRRLSKMPEEVRAEISPWFINKQAIKEENPIKIEKLDNTAKYVLSNLKPKRSDLDMNHHVNNVKYVRWMLEAIPDQFLESYQLSSIILGYRRECGSADVVQSLCEPDEKGLFDDGFNDQYKRRISVLHGFSFGSGILEANGLLESFNQRPFSYTHLLQIKEQIKNEEIVRGNTSWKRKISSMPFPA, encoded by the exons ATGTGGTGTTCCCTTTTATCTGCTTCTACATCCCATTTTACGACTCCTTGGGGTGGGGCCCTTTCACATACTCTGTGTGAACGTGAGATGCTTCGTGTGACGGATTTTACACCCTTTCGGAGTACGGTCTTTCCTCGGACCATGTATAAACGTTATCTACTTTGTGCACCGAGCTACCTTTTTTTTACATCCCATCTTACCATAATTAAATGTTCAATCCCAAGTGAGAATCAAGAATCCAAAAATCCTATCAATGGTAATGCTGTGAAATTGGACATGTTAAAATCCAAGAATGGTCATGTGACAACAACTTGTGATGAAACTTTGTACATACCAATGTCACAAGTTAGGCAAAATATACCTTCAAAAAAGCAACTTGTGGATATTTATAGACAGGGATTAATTGTTGAAGGAGCATATAGACAGACAGTTGTTATAAGGTCTTATGAAGTTGGTCCTGATAAAACTGCTACAATTGAAAGCATCCTTAACTTACTTCAG GAAACAGCATTGAATCATGTGTGGATGTCAGGACTACTTAGTGATGGATTTGGTGCTACACATGGGATGATGAAACACAACCTTATATGGGTGGTTTCAAGAATGCAACTTCAAGTGGACCATTATCCAATATG GGGTGAAGTAATAGAGATAGACACATGGGTTGGAGCATCAGGCAAAAATGGAATGAGAAGAGATTGGCAAATTAGAAGTCAAGCCACAGGCCTTGTATTTGCCAGGGCAACCAG TACATGGGTGATGATGAACCAACAAACGAGGCGCCTTTCTAAGATGCCAGAAGAAGTGAGGGCTGAGATCTCACCTTGGTTTATCAATAAACAGGCAATCAAAGAAGAAAATCCTATTAAGATAGAGAAGTTGGATAATACTGCTAAATATGTCCTTTCCAATTTGAAG CCAAAGAGAAGTGATTTGGACATGAACCACCATGTAAATAATGTAAAATACGTTCGTTGGATGCTAGAG GCTATTCCTGACCAATTTTTGGAGAGTTATCAGCTGTCTAGTATCATACTAGGATATAGGAGAGAATGTGGAAGCGCGGACGTTGTTCAATCCCTTTGTGAACCAGATGAAAAGGGACTTTTCGACGATGGATTTAATGATCAATACAAGAGAAGAATTAGTGTACTACATGGATTTTCATTTGGATCAGGAATTCTTGAGGCAAATGGATTGCTTGAGTCATTTAATCAAAGGCCATTTAGTTACACACATTTGCTTCAGATAAAGGAACAGATCAAGAATGaagaaattgttagaggaaatactAGTTGGAAGAGAAAGATATCTTCTATGCCATTTCCTGCATAA
- the LOC104113662 gene encoding CDP-diacylglycerol--serine O-phosphatidyltransferase 1-like: MEPNGHRKSNKKNYVTLQNGGLSTLNIDDELDPWTAWAYKPRTITLLLIGACLLIWASGALNPQSTPSGDLVTSVKRGVWAMIAVYLAYSLLQAPSTVLIRPHPAIWRLVHGMAVIYLVALTFLLFQKRDDARQFMRYLHPDLGIELPERSYGADCRIYVPENPANRFKNLYDTLFDEFVLAHIIGWWGKAIMIRNQPLLWVLSIGFELMELTFRHMLPNFNECWWDSIILDILICNWFGIWAGMRTVRYFDGKTYEWVGISRQPNIMGKVKRTLGQFTPAHWDKDEWHPLLGPWRFIQVLTLCVIFLTVELNTFFLKFCLWIPPRNPLIVYRLVFWWLIALPTIREYNSYLQDRKPVKKVGAFCWLSLAVCIVELLICIKFGHGLFPNSMPKWVAICWSCIGTGLVISLAAWSWHLHRTMRRKRD; the protein is encoded by the exons ATGGAGCCTAATGGGCATAGAAAGAGTAACAAAAAGAATTATGTTACCTTACAAAATGGCGGTCTTAGCACATTGAATATTGATGATGAGCTAGATCCATGGACTGCTTGGGCGTACAAACCTCGTACTATTacgttgttgcttattggtgcatgtTTACTCAT CTGGGCAAGTGGAGCTCTTAATCCACAAAGCACTCCTTCTGGTGATCTTGTGACATCTGTGAAAAG GGGTGTTTGGGCAATGATTGCAGTGTACCTTGCTTACTCTCTGCTCCAAGCCCCCTCGAC GGTGCTCATTAGGCCACATCCTGCCATTTGGCGCCTGGTTCACGGAATGGCTGTCATTTACCTTGTTGCTTTGACGTTTTTGCTTTTTCAG AAGCGGGATGATGCTCGGCAATTTATGAGATATCTGCATCCTGATCTTGGTATTG AGCTTCCTGAAAGATCCTATGGTGCTGATTGCAGAATATATGTACCTGAAAATCCCGCAAACAGGTTTAAGAATCTTTAT GACACACTGTTTGATGAGTTTGTTTTGGCTCATATCATAGGGTGGTGGGGAAAGGCCATCATGATTCGTAACCAACCTCTTTTGTGGGTTCTATCCATTGGATTCGAGTTGATGGAG CTTACCTTCCGCCACATGTTACCAAACTTCAATGAATGCTGGTGGGACAGCATTATTCTTGACATATTGATCTGCAACTGGTTCG GTATATGGGCTGGAATGCGTACTGTTCGGTATTTTGATGGAAAAACATATGAGTGGGTTGGTATAAGCCGACAGCCAAATATCATGGGCAAG GTCAAGCGAACACTTGGCCAATTTACTCCAGCACATTGGGATAAAGATGAATGGCATCCCCTTTTAGGTCCATGGCGATTTATTCAAGTCCTTACTCTCTGTGTTATATTCTTGACCGTAGAATTAAACACATTCTTCTTGAAGTTCTGTCTTTGGATTCCTCCGAGAAACCCTCTGATAGTGTATAGGTTGGTTTTCTGGTGGTTAATTGCATTACCGACAATCCGCGAGTATAATTCTTACCTACAGGACAG AAAACCGGTGAAAAAGGTGGGAGCATTTTGCTGGCTTTCTCTGGCTGTCTGCATTGTTGAGCTCCTAATCTGCATCAAGTTTGGACATG GATTATTTCCGAACTCAATGCCCAAGTGGGTGGCAATTTGCTGGTCATGTATCGGTACTGGCCTTGTGATATCGTTGGCTGCGTGGTCGTGGCATTTACATAGAACAATGAGGAGAAAGCGCGACTGA
- the LOC104089863 gene encoding fructose-bisphosphate aldolase 3, chloroplastic — MAASSSLLKLNASSSSLIGQQSFNQRSGSSCRLPSSTRRVNVIRAGSYTDELLKTAKTIASPGRGILAIDESNATCGKRLASIGLDNTEANRQAYRQLLLTTPGLGDYISGAILFEETLYQSTTDGKKMVDCLRDQNIVPGIKVDKGLVPLPGSNDESWCQGLDGLASRSAEYYKQGARFAKWRTVVSIPCGPSALAVKEAAWGLARYAAISQDNGLVPIVEPEILLDGDHPIERTLEVAERVWAEVFYYLAENNVVFEGILLKPSMVTPGAEHKEKSSPDTIAKYTLRMLKRRVPPAVPGIMFLSGGQSEVEATLNLNAMNQSPNPWHVSFSYARALQNTVLKTWQGRPENVDAAQKALLIRAKANSLAQLGKYSAAGESEEAKKGMFVKGYTY; from the exons ATGGCAGCAAGTTCCAGTCTGTTGAAGCTAAACGCCTCTTCATCTTCATTGATCGGTCAACAATCGTTTAATCAACGATCAGGATCTTCCTGCCGTTTGCCGTCTTCTACTCGCCGTGTTAATGTTATCCGCGCCGGATCTTACACCGATGAGCTCCTCAAAACCGCc AAAACTATTGCATCTCCTGGAAGGGGCATCCTTGCCATTGATGAATCAAACGCAACTTGCGGAAAGAGACTGGCGTCAATTGGTCTGGACAATACAGAAGCAAACAGACAAGCTTACCGTCAACTCTTGTTGACCACTCCCGGACTAGGTGATTACATCTCTGGTGCCATTCTATTTGAGGAGACACTTTATCAGTCAACTACCGATGGGAAGAAGATGGTTGACTGCTTGCGCGATCAGAATATTGTACCTGGGATCAAAGTTGACAAG GGTTTGGTACCCCTACCAGGATCCAATGATGAATCTTGGTGCCAAGGGTTGGATGGATTGGCTTCTAGGTCTGCTGAATACTACAAGCAAGGGGCCCGTTTTGCTAAGTG GAGAACAGTTGTTAGCATTCCTTGCGGTCCTTCTGCTTTGGCGGTAAAAGAAGCTGCCTGGGGTCTTGCTCGATATGCTGCTATCTCTCAG GACAATGGTCTAGTGCCAATTGTGGAGCCTGAGATTCTTCTTGATGGAGACCACCCAATAGAAAGAACACTTGAAGTTGCTGAACGTGTTTGGGCTGAAGTATTCTACTACCTTGCAGAAAACAATGTTGTTTTCGAAGGAATTCTGCTTAAACCTAGCATGGTTACTCCTGGGGCCGAACACAAAGAGAAGTCTTCTCCAGACACTATTGCTAAGTACACACTCAGAATGCTGAAAAGGAGAGTTCCTCCTGCTGTTCCAGGAATCATG TTCCTCTCGGGGGGACAATCCGAAGTGGAAGCGACACTCAACCTCAACGCCATGAACCAGAGCCCCAACCCATGGCATGTGTCGTTCTCATATGCACGTGCACTCCAGAACACAGTGCTTAAGACATGGCAAGGTCGTCCTGAGAATGTAGATGCTGCACAAAAGGCACTCTTGATTCGTGCAAAAGCAAACTCCTTGGCTCAGCTTGGAAAATACTCTGCAGCAGGTGAAAGCGAGGAAGCTAAGAAAGGAATGTTTGTTAAGGGCTACACCTACTAA